GGTCAGGTCAGGTCAGGTCAGGTCATGAGGAGTATCCGTTTGCGGAGCAGGTCGAGGTTGGCTCGGCCGTAGCCCTTCCGCTTGATCAGTTTGACGCGTGTCATGTGGCCCTCGACCTGGCCTGAGCTCCAGGAGGTGGAAAAGGCCGCGGTGACGGCGTCGATGTCGCGGCGCAGGCCGTTGACGAGGGAGTGCAGAGCGGGCAGGTCGTCCGTGAGGACCCGGTCCAGCCAGGCGGGCAGGAGGTCACTGCGGTGATCGCGCATCATGGTGGCGAAGTCGCGGACGTGGCGTGAGGCGGCGTCGAGTTCGGGGCAGACGGTCCGGATCTCCTTGAGCTCGGCCGCGTCGGTCTCGGCGAGGTGCTCGGGGTTCGTCATGATCCAGCGGACGACCCGGCGGGGCTTCGGCGCCGACCGGGGTTCTGGAGGAGGTCCTGGTGGATCCTTGAGGAGGGTGCTGTGGGGCTTCTTGAACGGGCGGAAGTAGCGCCGGACGCACTGGATGCCGCCGGTGAAGCCCTGCTCGCGCAGTTCGCGGTGGAGCTGGGGAATGCTGTGGCAGCCCTCGGTCCACCGCTGGTGCACGTAGGGCTTGAAATCGTCCAGAAGAGTCGCCCGGTTGGTGGCCTTGACCAGGAGTTCATCGAGACTGCGGGCACGGGCGAAGCGGCGCACGGTGGAGTGGTCGAGCCGCAGCTCACGGCGGATCGCGGCCAGAGCCTTGCCCTCGGTCAGCCGCTGCTGCACCGCCTCGTAGCGTTCGGTGGTGCGGGCCACCAGGCGCCGCGGGCGGCCCGCGAAGTCGAGCGTCCCGTCCGGCGGAACGAACGGGACGCTCTCCGCGGTGGACGGCTCCTTGGCGACCAGGTCCCCGGCGGAGTCCATCTTGGTGGCCAGGGGTGTCGCGAACGCGGCCCGGATGCAGCCGTGGTGGGCGCCGACCGTCTTCTCCAGGGACTCGGCGAGGTTCCGCCACAGATGCCACCCGTCCGCGATCTGCTTCGCCTGCGGGGCGCCGGTGCGGGCGCCCTCCGCGTAGGCGCCGGCCCGGTCCCGGCAAATGATCTCCACCTCGGGATGACCGCGCAGCCAGTCGGCCAGCGGTGCGGCGTCCCGGCCGGCCAGCACATCGAGCGGCCT
This region of Streptomyces ortus genomic DNA includes:
- a CDS encoding ISL3 family transposase, with the protein product MCGSGDLGRLLPHLAGVVVESVERVAGAVTFRTSCRTLPARCTSCAMPAWRVHGRYRRRLADAPIGAAPVVIEFMVRRFKCLNSRCPAVTFAEQIEGLTSPHARYTPLLRAVLTSIALTLAGRPGARLAGALSIRVEKDTLLHLLRAVPEPPPVQVRVLGVDDFALRKGDSYATILVDLEARRPLDVLAGRDAAPLADWLRGHPEVEIICRDRAGAYAEGARTGAPQAKQIADGWHLWRNLAESLEKTVGAHHGCIRAAFATPLATKMDSAGDLVAKEPSTAESVPFVPPDGTLDFAGRPRRLVARTTERYEAVQQRLTEGKALAAIRRELRLDHSTVRRFARARSLDELLVKATNRATLLDDFKPYVHQRWTEGCHSIPQLHRELREQGFTGGIQCVRRYFRPFKKPHSTLLKDPPGPPPEPRSAPKPRRVVRWIMTNPEHLAETDAAELKEIRTVCPELDAASRHVRDFATMMRDHRSDLLPAWLDRVLTDDLPALHSLVNGLRRDIDAVTAAFSTSWSSGQVEGHMTRVKLIKRKGYGRANLDLLRKRILLMT